One stretch of Streptomyces sp. MMBL 11-1 DNA includes these proteins:
- a CDS encoding bifunctional 3'-5' exonuclease/DNA polymerase: MTERWAVAATDGGGALLAPLARDGMPAGPVLAEPDLVEAVRSRPGVVRWVWRSTAEIYPRLLAAGVRVERCYDIECAELLLLGHAGRLGEPRSAAAALARLDNAPVPPDPPARSAEPGAQSSLFEPSSGPGVPFEGLLRVYADQTRRHGTAEHPDRMRLLTASESAGMLVAAEMHRAGLPWRADVHRELLNELLGERYAGGGEPRRLAELADEVSAAFGHGASPGSSGARGRVRPDLPADVVKAFAQAGIAVKSTRRWELEALDHPAVEPLIAYKKLYRIWTAHGWSWLQDWVREGRFRPEYQPGGTVSGRWTTNGGGALQIPKVIRQAVVADEGWRLVVADADQMEPRVLAAISRDRGLMEVAGHDGDLYKALSDRAFRGDREHAKLALLGAIYGQTSGDGLKNLAALRRRFPLAVAYVDDAARAGEEGRVVRTWLGRTSPPVAPTGQDEEAGLPQEGPEGSGAASDGGQARARGRFTRNFVVQGSAADWALLLLAALRRALHEQGLRAQLVFFQHDEVIVHCPAGESAAVAEAIRAAGELAGRTAFGETPVRFPFTTAVVERYADAK, encoded by the coding sequence ATGACCGAACGGTGGGCGGTGGCGGCCACGGACGGGGGCGGGGCGCTGCTCGCGCCGCTGGCCCGGGACGGCATGCCCGCCGGGCCGGTCCTCGCCGAGCCCGACCTCGTCGAGGCGGTCCGCTCCCGGCCCGGAGTGGTGCGCTGGGTGTGGCGGTCGACCGCCGAGATCTACCCCCGCCTGCTGGCCGCCGGGGTCCGGGTCGAGCGGTGCTACGACATCGAGTGCGCCGAGCTGCTGCTGCTCGGGCACGCCGGGCGGCTCGGCGAGCCCCGTTCCGCCGCCGCCGCGCTGGCCCGGCTGGACAACGCGCCGGTGCCTCCGGACCCGCCCGCCCGGTCCGCCGAACCGGGCGCGCAGTCCTCTCTGTTCGAGCCGTCGTCGGGCCCCGGGGTGCCGTTCGAGGGGCTGCTGCGGGTCTACGCGGACCAGACGCGCCGCCACGGCACGGCGGAGCACCCGGACCGGATGCGGCTGCTGACCGCGTCGGAGTCGGCCGGGATGCTCGTGGCCGCCGAGATGCACCGGGCCGGGCTGCCCTGGCGCGCCGACGTCCACCGGGAGCTGCTGAACGAACTGCTGGGCGAGCGGTACGCGGGCGGCGGCGAGCCCCGCAGGCTCGCCGAGCTGGCGGACGAGGTGTCGGCGGCGTTCGGCCACGGGGCCTCCCCCGGCTCTTCAGGAGCCAGGGGAAGGGTCCGCCCCGACCTGCCGGCCGATGTGGTGAAGGCGTTCGCGCAGGCGGGGATCGCGGTGAAGTCGACCCGGCGCTGGGAGCTGGAGGCGCTGGACCATCCGGCGGTCGAGCCGCTGATCGCGTACAAGAAGCTGTACCGGATCTGGACGGCGCACGGCTGGTCCTGGCTCCAGGACTGGGTGCGCGAGGGCCGCTTCCGCCCGGAGTACCAGCCGGGCGGCACGGTCAGCGGCCGCTGGACGACCAACGGCGGTGGGGCCCTCCAGATCCCCAAGGTGATCCGGCAGGCCGTCGTCGCCGACGAGGGGTGGCGCCTCGTCGTCGCGGACGCCGACCAGATGGAGCCCCGGGTGCTGGCGGCGATCTCCCGCGACCGGGGTCTGATGGAGGTGGCCGGTCATGACGGCGACCTCTACAAGGCGCTGTCCGACCGGGCGTTCCGGGGTGACCGTGAGCACGCCAAGCTGGCGCTGCTCGGTGCGATCTACGGCCAGACGTCCGGGGACGGGCTGAAGAACCTGGCCGCCCTGCGCCGCCGCTTCCCTCTCGCCGTCGCCTATGTCGACGACGCGGCACGGGCGGGTGAGGAGGGGCGTGTGGTGCGGACCTGGCTGGGCCGGACCAGCCCGCCGGTCGCGCCGACGGGCCAGGACGAGGAGGCGGGCCTTCCCCAGGAGGGCCCCGAGGGGTCCGGGGCCGCGTCCGACGGCGGTCAGGCGCGGGCCCGTGGGCGCTTCACCCGTAACTTCGTGGTGCAGGGCAGCGCGGCCGACTGGGCGCTGCTGCTGCTGGCCGCGCTGCGCCGGGCCCTCCATGAGCAGGGGCTGCGGGCGCAGCTGGTGTTCTTCCAGCACGACGAGGTGATCGTGCACTGCCCGGCCGGGGAGAGCGCCGCCGTCGCCGAGGCGATCCGCGCGGCGGGCGAGCTGGCCGGACGGACCGCCTTCGGGGAGACGCCGGTGCGGTTCCCCTTCACGACGGCGGTGGTGGAGCGGTACGCGGACGCCAAGTGA
- a CDS encoding ATP-binding protein — translation MLEPLRQGLPPTDPSGVAGSASCALPARYEAVGGARKFTRSTLERWELGDRFDDVALVVSELVTNALRHALPGDPPREFQDPPVRLHLMRWTSRLVCAVRDPSRESPVAGEAADSAESGRGLFLVECVSDSWGWHPSPVQLGELPSGPLYGKVVWALFRLQENAKPGS, via the coding sequence ATGCTCGAGCCGTTACGGCAGGGGCTTCCCCCCACCGACCCCTCAGGGGTTGCCGGATCGGCGTCCTGCGCTCTGCCCGCACGCTACGAAGCGGTCGGCGGCGCACGGAAGTTCACCCGGTCGACGCTGGAGCGATGGGAGTTGGGCGACCGCTTCGACGATGTCGCCCTGGTGGTGTCGGAGCTCGTCACCAACGCCCTGCGCCACGCGCTGCCCGGCGATCCGCCCCGGGAATTCCAGGATCCGCCGGTGCGGCTGCACCTGATGCGCTGGACCTCGCGACTGGTGTGCGCCGTGCGCGATCCCAGCCGGGAAAGCCCGGTGGCGGGCGAGGCGGCGGATTCGGCCGAATCCGGCCGCGGCCTGTTCCTGGTGGAATGCGTCAGCGACAGCTGGGGCTGGCACCCCTCTCCCGTACAGCTCGGAGAACTGCCTTCGGGCCCGCTGTACGGCAAGGTCGTCTGGGCCCTTTTCCGGCTCCAGGAGAACGCGAAGCCGGGTTCGTGA
- a CDS encoding DUF397 domain-containing protein, producing the protein MHHVYNGMAATELRGVVWQKSRHSNSQGSCVEFARLPGGNVAMRNSRHPDGPALVYTPAEIEALLLGVKDGEFDHLAAGA; encoded by the coding sequence GTGCACCACGTGTACAACGGCATGGCGGCCACAGAGCTTCGCGGAGTCGTCTGGCAGAAGAGCAGGCACAGCAACTCCCAGGGTTCCTGTGTGGAGTTCGCGCGGCTGCCCGGAGGGAATGTGGCGATGCGGAACTCCCGTCACCCCGACGGGCCCGCCCTTGTCTATACGCCCGCGGAGATCGAGGCGCTGCTGCTCGGCGTCAAGGACGGCGAGTTCGACCATCTCGCCGCCGGCGCCTGA
- a CDS encoding FUSC family protein yields the protein MSWLRALKETARSGLEIERQRLEPLIALRGAAGLALVVGGGLVLFGPEIAASSAFGAFQAALATFQRSWRPRPVLALVSGVSLAVSTFVGYVSGAQVVLFLCLLGVWTFLAGLAWAAGPTGGIIAASNVAIMLVTITLPTSVVDAAAHAVMIVVGGIVQAALIVLFPVRRWGAQRDALADALAAEADYARRLRHDPVAPFDPLPLMTARSAAAVTPRQARRRPAELHGARGVAERLRPVLASLADPAMGVPGDGLERLWVNELLGAAGSVLDAAARAVRHGEPVHLSATDLGVLKTPDNDVILVGPARRAADRLAALLDDVLEIAEGTGTDSGIPTGLAPDTRHRPTLLKLVPVVLAAMRRELHHSSPILRHAIRVAVVAVCGYFIGEAVPLGHGYWAPMTAVMVMRPEFSQTYARAAGRFGGTLVGVGLATAVVQTVGPDARLAALLAVVCAGLMYLLMRTGYAVGQVCVAAYVVFLLGMAGDDWSQTVTERIVLTLVGGLLAMVSYAVYPAWETPRLRDRLAEWLVADGRYAATVVDRYADPASRDAEDVRDALIATREARVAWQEALATAQHEPVRHRGISRAAATDAQHALAQLGRSAMVLEAHLPARSADPVPGAAQLAEALRRATEKGAKAVRERRLPDWQPVVDAVAHWDMPTPADDGTTPAGDPVVRRGAALLLDALEEFTRALDERGGSTRVSSTLAEGG from the coding sequence ATGAGCTGGCTCCGGGCGCTGAAGGAGACCGCCCGCTCGGGGCTGGAGATCGAGCGGCAGAGGCTGGAACCCCTCATCGCCCTGCGCGGTGCGGCCGGTCTCGCCCTCGTCGTCGGGGGCGGCCTGGTGCTGTTCGGGCCGGAGATCGCGGCGAGCTCGGCGTTCGGCGCGTTCCAGGCGGCCCTCGCCACCTTCCAGCGCAGCTGGCGGCCCCGCCCCGTCCTCGCCCTCGTCTCCGGCGTCAGCCTCGCCGTCTCGACGTTCGTCGGTTACGTGAGCGGCGCGCAGGTCGTGCTCTTCCTGTGTCTCCTCGGCGTCTGGACCTTCCTCGCCGGTCTCGCCTGGGCGGCGGGCCCCACGGGCGGCATCATCGCCGCGTCCAACGTCGCGATCATGCTGGTGACGATCACCCTGCCCACCTCGGTCGTGGACGCCGCCGCCCACGCCGTGATGATCGTCGTCGGCGGCATCGTGCAGGCCGCGCTCATCGTCCTCTTCCCGGTCCGCAGATGGGGCGCCCAGCGCGACGCGCTCGCCGACGCCCTGGCCGCCGAGGCCGACTACGCCCGGCGGCTGCGGCACGACCCGGTCGCCCCCTTCGACCCGCTGCCCCTGATGACCGCCCGCAGCGCCGCCGCCGTCACCCCGCGCCAGGCCCGCCGCCGCCCGGCCGAGCTGCACGGGGCCCGGGGGGTCGCCGAGCGGCTGCGCCCGGTGCTCGCCTCGCTCGCGGACCCGGCGATGGGGGTGCCCGGCGACGGTCTGGAGCGGCTCTGGGTGAACGAGCTCCTCGGCGCGGCCGGATCGGTCCTGGACGCCGCCGCGCGGGCCGTCCGGCACGGCGAACCCGTCCATCTCTCCGCCACCGACCTGGGCGTCCTGAAGACCCCCGACAACGACGTGATCCTCGTCGGCCCCGCCCGCCGCGCCGCCGACCGGCTCGCGGCCCTGCTCGACGACGTCCTGGAGATCGCGGAGGGCACCGGGACCGACAGCGGGATCCCCACCGGCCTCGCCCCGGACACCCGCCACCGGCCCACGCTGCTGAAACTGGTCCCGGTGGTGCTGGCCGCGATGCGCCGCGAGCTGCACCACAGCTCGCCGATCCTGCGCCACGCCATCCGGGTCGCGGTGGTCGCCGTCTGCGGGTACTTCATCGGCGAGGCCGTGCCGCTGGGCCACGGCTACTGGGCCCCGATGACCGCCGTCATGGTGATGCGGCCCGAGTTCTCCCAGACGTACGCCCGCGCGGCGGGACGCTTCGGCGGCACCCTGGTCGGCGTCGGGCTCGCCACCGCCGTCGTGCAGACCGTCGGCCCCGACGCCCGGCTCGCCGCGCTCCTCGCGGTGGTCTGCGCCGGGCTGATGTACCTGCTGATGCGCACCGGCTACGCGGTCGGCCAGGTCTGCGTCGCCGCGTACGTCGTCTTCCTGCTCGGCATGGCCGGCGACGACTGGTCCCAGACCGTCACCGAGCGCATCGTGCTGACGCTCGTCGGCGGGCTCCTCGCGATGGTCTCGTACGCCGTCTACCCGGCCTGGGAGACCCCGCGGCTGCGGGACCGGCTGGCCGAGTGGCTGGTGGCGGACGGGCGGTACGCGGCCACGGTCGTCGACCGGTACGCGGACCCCGCCTCCCGGGACGCCGAGGACGTCCGGGACGCGCTGATCGCCACCCGGGAGGCCCGGGTGGCCTGGCAGGAGGCGCTGGCGACCGCCCAGCACGAGCCGGTACGCCACCGGGGCATCTCCCGGGCCGCCGCCACCGACGCCCAGCACGCGCTGGCCCAGCTGGGCCGGTCCGCGATGGTCCTGGAGGCCCATCTGCCGGCCAGGTCGGCCGACCCGGTGCCCGGCGCCGCCCAGCTGGCCGAGGCGTTGCGCCGGGCCACGGAGAAGGGCGCCAAGGCGGTACGGGAGCGGCGGCTGCCCGACTGGCAGCCGGTGGTGGACGCGGTGGCCCACTGGGACATGCCCACCCCGGCGGACGACGGTACGACGCCGGCCGGCGACCCGGTCGTGCGCCGGGGCGCGGCGCTGCTGCTGGACGCGCTGGAGGAGTTCACCCGTGCCCTGGACGAGCGGGGCGGCTCCACCCGGGTCAGCAGCACGCTGGCCGAGGGCGGCTGA
- a CDS encoding extracellular solute-binding protein — MGEAVQRRFLGLTAVVAALGMAATLSGCGGDAESGDVTLKLVAADYGTSPENSSEKYWSGVAAGFEKEHPGIKVDVTVLHWKDVDREVAAMVKAGDAPDIAQIGAYADYAKAGKLYTADETLAIRTTANFLPRLADAGKINGTLYGLPFVASTRLLFYNEKLFDQAGLNAPETWDDIRSDAAALKAKGVDYPFALPLGQEEAQAETLMWLLSGGGGYTDDVGAYDIDSAENIATFRWLRDNLVGEGLTGPVAPGKLDRAKAFEAFANGKVGMLNGHPTLMDKAEAKGIKVGMVPLPGVDGPAKGSMGVADWMMGFKENGHRQEIGKFLDYAYSDENVLEFADQYDLLPVTGSASAAMETDTKHKKLRPFLAALPNSTLTPYAKTSWATVSDTIKKKIGSAVAPGSNPESILGEVATEASRAEAAE, encoded by the coding sequence ATGGGCGAGGCTGTGCAGCGGCGCTTTTTGGGTCTGACCGCGGTGGTGGCCGCGCTGGGAATGGCGGCAACCTTGTCGGGCTGCGGCGGTGACGCCGAATCCGGCGATGTCACGCTCAAGCTGGTCGCCGCCGACTACGGCACCAGTCCGGAGAACAGCTCCGAGAAGTACTGGAGCGGGGTCGCGGCGGGCTTCGAGAAGGAGCACCCCGGCATCAAGGTCGACGTCACCGTCCTCCACTGGAAGGACGTCGACCGCGAGGTCGCCGCGATGGTCAAGGCCGGTGACGCCCCGGACATCGCCCAGATCGGCGCGTACGCGGACTACGCCAAGGCGGGCAAGCTCTACACGGCCGACGAGACGCTCGCCATCCGCACCACCGCGAACTTCCTGCCGAGGCTCGCCGACGCGGGCAAGATCAACGGCACGCTGTACGGCCTGCCCTTCGTCGCCAGCACCCGGCTGCTCTTCTACAACGAGAAGCTCTTCGACCAGGCGGGCCTGAACGCCCCCGAGACCTGGGACGACATCCGGAGCGACGCCGCCGCGCTCAAGGCGAAGGGCGTCGACTACCCCTTCGCCCTGCCGCTCGGCCAGGAGGAGGCCCAGGCCGAGACCCTGATGTGGCTCCTCAGCGGTGGCGGCGGCTACACGGACGACGTCGGCGCGTACGACATCGACTCGGCCGAGAACATCGCCACGTTCCGCTGGCTGCGGGACAACCTCGTCGGCGAGGGCCTCACCGGCCCGGTCGCGCCCGGCAAGCTGGACCGGGCGAAGGCGTTCGAGGCGTTCGCCAACGGCAAGGTCGGCATGCTCAACGGCCACCCCACCCTGATGGACAAGGCCGAGGCCAAGGGCATCAAGGTCGGCATGGTGCCGCTGCCCGGCGTCGACGGCCCGGCCAAGGGCTCCATGGGCGTCGCCGACTGGATGATGGGCTTCAAGGAGAACGGGCACCGCCAGGAGATAGGCAAGTTCCTCGACTACGCCTACTCCGACGAGAACGTGCTGGAGTTCGCCGACCAGTACGACCTGCTCCCGGTGACCGGCAGCGCCTCCGCCGCGATGGAGACCGACACGAAGCACAAGAAGCTGCGCCCGTTCCTGGCGGCCCTGCCGAACTCGACGCTCACCCCCTACGCCAAGACGTCCTGGGCCACGGTCAGCGACACGATCAAGAAGAAGATCGGCAGCGCGGTCGCGCCGGGCAGCAACCCCGAGAGCATCCTCGGAGAGGTGGCGACCGAGGCGTCCCGCGCGGAGGCCGCCGAGTAG
- a CDS encoding carbohydrate-binding protein: protein MERTTLRRRALVAGTATVAVGALALAGLTGVASAGPAAVAPAVSADSLSPGMLAAMERDLGLDADDARSRIANEYRAAAVAAGLEKSLGASFAGARVSGAKAALTVATTDASEAARITDAGARAEVVGNSLDRLEGVKKALDKAALDKAPKNVPVWYVDVAANKVVVNAASTAAGQAFLKSAGVDSGLVTVARSAEQPRALADIRGGDAYYMNGSGRCSVGFSVTRGTQGGFATAGHCGRVGTTTNGVNQQAQGSFQGSTFPGRDMAWVATNANWTPRPLVNGYGRGDVTVAGSTASVVGASVCRSGSTTGWHCGTIQQLNTSVTYPEGTISGVTRTSVCAEPGDSGGSYISGSQAQGVTSGGSGNCSSGGTTYFQPINPLLQTYGLTLVTSGTPTDPPTTPPTDPPTDPPGGTWAAGTVYAAGATVTYGGATYRCLQGHTAQPGWTPAAVPALWQRV from the coding sequence GTGGAGAGAACCACGCTCCGCAGACGCGCCCTCGTCGCCGGCACCGCCACGGTGGCCGTGGGCGCACTCGCCCTCGCCGGGCTGACCGGCGTGGCGTCCGCCGGCCCCGCGGCCGTCGCCCCGGCGGTCTCCGCCGACAGCCTGTCGCCCGGCATGCTGGCCGCCATGGAGCGCGACCTCGGCCTGGACGCCGACGACGCCCGGAGCCGGATAGCCAACGAGTACCGCGCCGCCGCCGTCGCCGCGGGGCTGGAGAAGTCGCTCGGCGCCAGCTTCGCCGGAGCCCGGGTCAGCGGTGCGAAGGCGGCCCTGACCGTCGCCACCACCGACGCCTCCGAGGCAGCCCGGATCACCGACGCCGGAGCGCGCGCCGAGGTCGTCGGCAACAGCCTGGACCGGCTCGAAGGCGTCAAGAAGGCGCTCGACAAGGCCGCGCTGGACAAGGCGCCCAAGAACGTGCCCGTCTGGTACGTCGACGTCGCGGCCAACAAGGTCGTCGTGAACGCCGCCAGCACCGCCGCCGGACAGGCGTTCCTCAAGTCGGCCGGGGTCGACAGCGGCCTCGTCACCGTCGCCAGGTCCGCCGAGCAGCCCCGCGCCCTCGCCGACATCCGGGGTGGCGACGCGTACTACATGAACGGCTCCGGCCGCTGTTCCGTCGGCTTCTCGGTGACGCGCGGCACCCAGGGCGGCTTCGCCACCGCGGGTCACTGCGGGCGCGTCGGCACCACCACCAACGGCGTCAACCAGCAGGCCCAGGGCTCCTTCCAGGGCTCGACCTTCCCGGGCCGGGACATGGCCTGGGTCGCCACCAACGCCAACTGGACCCCGCGTCCGCTGGTGAACGGCTACGGGCGGGGCGACGTCACCGTCGCCGGTTCCACCGCCTCGGTCGTCGGCGCCTCGGTCTGCCGTTCCGGCTCGACCACGGGCTGGCACTGCGGCACCATCCAGCAGCTGAACACCAGCGTCACCTACCCGGAGGGCACCATCTCCGGGGTGACCCGCACCAGCGTCTGCGCCGAACCGGGCGACTCCGGCGGCTCCTACATCTCCGGCAGCCAGGCCCAGGGCGTCACTTCCGGCGGCTCGGGCAACTGCTCCTCCGGCGGTACGACGTACTTCCAGCCGATCAACCCGCTGCTCCAGACGTACGGGCTGACCCTGGTCACCAGCGGTACGCCGACGGACCCGCCCACCACGCCGCCGACCGACCCGCCCACCGACCCGCCGGGCGGCACCTGGGCGGCCGGCACCGTGTACGCCGCCGGAGCCACGGTGACGTACGGCGGAGCGACCTACCGCTGCCTCCAGGGACACACGGCCCAGCCCGGCTGGACCCCCGCGGCCGTCCCGGCGCTCTGGCAGCGGGTCTGA
- a CDS encoding DUF2786 domain-containing protein → MESVIDRACAAALYAEGDAALDTGASLLAAAPDADDEAHRRGEEFVRRAWTRGWHPADLVRFVRRELDERRAALAGTLIAAETARYEELPPRWDRQLAGLPGPVERNRPDRFSYAADLLELYRVLLRLPAIEPVGPPPGASADRPHLPPAAGEPRMLTRIRALLAKAEATGFPEEAEALTAKAQELMARHTIDEALLAARTRSPDTPGACRIGVEPPYESAKAILLDAVASANRCRAVWNDGLGFTTVVGFEPDLEAVELLFTSLLVQGTTAMTRSEAGQRAGGRKRTKTFRQAFWMGYAQRLGRRLAADAERVTAEADTGTGAAGGGGGGLLPVLAARDVAVADTAERMFPRTTTTRLRGAVDLAGWTHGTEAADRARTGGASPRPDGEITP, encoded by the coding sequence ATGGAATCGGTGATCGACCGGGCCTGCGCGGCGGCCCTCTACGCGGAGGGCGACGCCGCCCTGGACACCGGCGCGTCCCTGCTCGCCGCCGCCCCGGACGCCGACGACGAGGCGCACCGGCGCGGCGAGGAGTTCGTGCGCCGGGCGTGGACGCGGGGCTGGCACCCCGCCGACCTGGTCCGGTTCGTCCGCCGGGAGCTGGACGAGCGGCGGGCGGCGCTGGCCGGGACCCTGATCGCCGCCGAGACCGCCCGGTACGAGGAGCTGCCGCCCCGGTGGGACCGGCAGCTCGCCGGGTTGCCGGGGCCCGTGGAGCGCAACCGGCCCGACCGCTTCTCGTACGCCGCCGATCTGCTGGAGCTGTACCGGGTGCTGCTGCGGCTGCCCGCCATCGAGCCCGTGGGACCCCCGCCCGGCGCCTCCGCCGACCGGCCGCACCTGCCGCCCGCCGCCGGCGAGCCCCGGATGCTCACCCGGATCCGGGCCCTGCTGGCGAAGGCCGAGGCGACCGGCTTCCCGGAGGAGGCCGAGGCGCTGACCGCCAAGGCGCAGGAGCTGATGGCCCGGCACACCATCGACGAGGCACTCCTCGCCGCCCGGACGCGGAGCCCCGACACGCCGGGAGCCTGCCGGATCGGGGTGGAGCCCCCGTACGAGAGCGCCAAGGCGATCCTGCTCGACGCCGTCGCCTCCGCGAACCGGTGCCGGGCCGTGTGGAACGACGGCCTCGGCTTCACCACGGTCGTCGGTTTCGAGCCGGACCTGGAGGCCGTCGAGCTGCTGTTCACCTCGCTGCTCGTCCAGGGGACCACCGCGATGACCCGGTCGGAGGCCGGACAGCGCGCCGGGGGCCGCAAGCGGACCAAGACCTTCCGGCAGGCGTTCTGGATGGGGTACGCCCAGCGCCTCGGGCGGCGGCTGGCCGCCGACGCCGAGCGGGTCACGGCGGAAGCGGACACCGGTACCGGCGCGGCGGGCGGCGGGGGCGGCGGACTGCTTCCCGTCCTCGCCGCCCGGGACGTCGCGGTCGCCGACACCGCCGAGCGGATGTTCCCGAGGACCACGACCACCCGTCTGCGCGGGGCCGTGGACCTGGCGGGGTGGACGCACGGCACCGAGGCCGCCGACCGGGCCCGGACGGGCGGCGCGTCCCCCCGACCCGACGGGGAAATCACGCCGTAA
- a CDS encoding dioxygenase family protein: MDNTTPHEPNASDGTTGDRRRISRKGLLKAALVASAAPLLAGGGVALARDAASTGNGPLAPTPECDDGDDTTPPQMEGPYFKPNSPRRTSLVTPGTPGVPLTVSGYVFGRACRPIPGALLDFWQADTNGSYDMARFAFRGHQFTGTDGSFSLTTIVPGLYPGRTRHIHVKAQAPGGRILTTQLYFPNEPRNNTDALFDPELLMNVRSVGNGRQGTFDFVLDVAQTPGPTDPPTDPPTEPGTTWSPGTSYRAGDRVTYGGVAYRCLQAHQAVSGWEPPNVPALWERG, from the coding sequence ATGGACAACACGACCCCTCACGAACCGAACGCGTCCGACGGGACGACGGGGGACCGGCGGCGGATCAGCCGCAAAGGTCTCCTGAAGGCCGCTCTCGTCGCGAGCGCCGCGCCCCTGCTCGCCGGAGGGGGCGTCGCGCTCGCCCGGGACGCCGCCTCCACCGGGAACGGGCCCCTGGCCCCCACCCCGGAGTGCGACGACGGAGACGACACGACGCCGCCGCAGATGGAGGGGCCGTACTTCAAGCCCAACTCCCCGCGCCGCACCAGCCTGGTGACCCCGGGCACCCCCGGCGTGCCGCTCACCGTGAGCGGCTACGTCTTCGGCCGGGCCTGCCGCCCCATCCCCGGGGCCCTGCTCGACTTCTGGCAGGCCGACACCAACGGGTCGTACGACATGGCCCGGTTCGCCTTCCGGGGACATCAGTTCACCGGTACGGACGGGTCGTTCAGCCTCACCACCATCGTGCCGGGCCTCTACCCGGGCCGTACGCGGCACATCCACGTGAAGGCGCAGGCGCCCGGCGGCCGCATCCTCACCACCCAGCTGTACTTCCCGAACGAGCCGCGCAACAACACCGACGCCCTGTTCGACCCGGAGCTGCTGATGAACGTCCGCAGCGTCGGCAACGGCCGCCAGGGCACCTTCGACTTCGTCCTGGACGTCGCCCAGACGCCCGGCCCGACCGATCCGCCCACCGATCCGCCCACCGAGCCGGGGACCACCTGGTCGCCCGGCACCTCCTACCGCGCGGGTGACCGCGTGACCTACGGCGGGGTCGCCTACCGCTGTCTGCAGGCGCACCAGGCCGTGTCGGGCTGGGAGCCGCCGAACGTCCCCGCGTTGTGGGAACGCGGGTAG
- a CDS encoding DUF3263 domain-containing protein codes for MTAPDHDPRARPAPGADELSVRDRALLALERRSWAGPGAKERAIREELGISPVRYYQLLNALIDDERALREDPVTVNRLRRVRDAKRGRR; via the coding sequence ATGACCGCCCCCGACCACGACCCCCGGGCCCGGCCCGCCCCCGGCGCCGACGAGCTGTCCGTACGGGACCGGGCACTGCTCGCCCTGGAGCGGCGGTCCTGGGCGGGGCCCGGGGCGAAGGAACGGGCGATCCGCGAGGAGCTCGGAATCTCGCCGGTCCGCTACTACCAGCTGCTGAACGCGCTGATCGACGACGAGCGGGCGCTGCGCGAGGACCCGGTCACGGTGAACCGGCTGCGGCGCGTGCGCGACGCGAAGCGCGGGCGGCGCTGA
- a CDS encoding phosphotransferase has translation MHTGQLLGSGRTADVYALDGSWVLRRYRDRTDTTEELAVMSYVGAFGFPVPRIGPPAEGARPTDLVLQRLTGPTLAEALPAGRLGAAEAGALLARLLRELHAIPARVSADPGDRVLHMELRPENVMLTEGGAVVIDWSGAAEGPPGLDRAMSALALARTALAAGPPAGADVRPLLSALLAELADDGGASAGDLALARDRQRADPYLTDRERGCLDRAVELVMGCAP, from the coding sequence ATGCACACAGGCCAACTTCTGGGCTCGGGACGCACCGCCGACGTGTACGCACTCGACGGCTCCTGGGTCCTTCGCCGCTACCGGGACCGCACCGACACCACGGAGGAGCTGGCCGTGATGAGTTACGTCGGCGCCTTCGGCTTTCCGGTGCCGCGCATCGGCCCGCCCGCCGAAGGGGCCCGCCCCACGGACCTGGTGCTCCAGCGGCTGACCGGCCCGACCCTGGCCGAGGCCCTGCCGGCGGGGCGGCTGGGGGCTGCCGAGGCGGGCGCGCTGCTCGCCCGTCTGCTGCGTGAGCTCCACGCCATACCGGCCCGGGTCTCGGCGGACCCGGGCGACCGCGTGCTCCATATGGAACTGCGCCCGGAGAACGTGATGCTGACGGAGGGGGGCGCGGTGGTGATCGACTGGTCCGGCGCGGCGGAGGGTCCGCCCGGTCTCGACCGGGCGATGTCGGCCCTGGCCCTGGCCCGGACCGCGCTCGCCGCGGGGCCCCCGGCCGGGGCGGACGTCCGGCCGCTGCTGTCGGCGCTCCTCGCGGAACTCGCCGACGACGGCGGCGCGTCCGCCGGTGATCTGGCCCTCGCGCGCGACCGTCAGCGGGCGGACCCGTATCTGACCGATCGCGAACGGGGCTGCCTGGACCGGGCGGTGGAGCTGGTGATGGGCTGCGCACCCTGA